From the genome of Pseudomonas sp. gcc21, one region includes:
- a CDS encoding glucan biosynthesis protein G, translating into MIRFFFRALPFVLSMPLLAQEQNFDFETVIGKARELASRPYAAPAQVPRFLRDLNYQDYQGIRFKPESSLWHDDETPFKVMMIPPGLFYNHAVRINVVNQGAVDPVNFEKAQFTYPNPDIERLVPADMGYAGFKLTFPFDGPDVMNQFLVFAGASYYRAVGKENNFGLSGRGIAVNTGLPGGEEFPSFIEFWLEKPAADAESMTFYGLLDGKSLAGAYKFTVTPGEETALKVESALFPRQSVEMLGLAPLTSMFYYGENTLLPPGEWRPEVHDSDGLLIHDGGTDEWLWRPLRNPQPLSIDYFATENVRGFGLIQRDTDFHNYMDLEARYETRPSAWIEPEGDWGRGQVVLVQLPTSDETNDNVVAFWRTDGQISKEQSLHFNYTARFGGDRVANEPLARAVDTYLGDGMRVGGGDQPGSVRVIADFAGGPLADRKPDAPVVGHVSGLQDTEVLEHFVEYVEPLQRWRLSILARPAADRPLSLRAYLSQNEDTLSETWSYELPPGSGVLGVMQRK; encoded by the coding sequence ATGATCAGGTTTTTCTTCAGGGCGTTGCCCTTTGTGCTGTCCATGCCGCTTCTGGCCCAGGAACAGAATTTCGACTTCGAAACTGTAATCGGAAAAGCCAGAGAACTGGCGTCCCGGCCTTACGCAGCCCCCGCTCAGGTGCCGCGCTTTCTCCGCGATCTCAACTATCAGGATTATCAGGGGATTCGCTTCAAGCCAGAAAGCAGCCTTTGGCATGACGACGAGACGCCATTCAAGGTGATGATGATCCCGCCGGGGCTGTTCTATAACCACGCGGTGCGTATCAATGTGGTCAATCAGGGCGCAGTGGATCCCGTCAATTTCGAGAAGGCGCAGTTTACCTATCCCAATCCGGACATTGAGCGATTGGTCCCGGCCGATATGGGCTACGCCGGGTTCAAGCTGACCTTTCCCTTTGATGGGCCGGATGTCATGAACCAGTTCCTTGTTTTCGCAGGCGCCAGCTATTACCGCGCGGTGGGCAAGGAAAACAACTTTGGGCTGTCGGGTCGCGGGATAGCAGTCAACACCGGATTGCCAGGTGGTGAGGAATTTCCTTCGTTTATCGAATTCTGGCTCGAGAAACCTGCAGCCGACGCGGAAAGCATGACTTTTTATGGCCTGCTGGACGGTAAAAGCCTTGCCGGAGCCTACAAATTCACTGTCACACCGGGTGAGGAGACTGCGCTCAAAGTCGAATCGGCGCTGTTCCCCCGCCAGTCGGTGGAAATGCTTGGGCTCGCACCGCTGACCAGCATGTTCTACTACGGTGAAAATACCCTGCTGCCGCCGGGTGAGTGGCGGCCGGAAGTGCATGACTCGGACGGACTCCTGATTCACGACGGTGGCACCGACGAGTGGCTGTGGCGGCCGCTGCGCAACCCCCAGCCGCTCAGTATCGATTACTTCGCCACCGAAAACGTGCGCGGCTTTGGTCTCATACAGCGCGACACGGACTTTCATAACTATATGGACCTTGAGGCACGGTATGAAACGCGACCCAGTGCCTGGATCGAGCCCGAGGGTGACTGGGGGCGGGGCCAGGTGGTGCTGGTGCAACTGCCGACGTCAGATGAAACCAACGACAATGTGGTGGCGTTCTGGCGTACTGATGGGCAGATCAGCAAAGAGCAGTCGCTGCACTTCAACTATACCGCACGCTTTGGGGGAGACCGCGTGGCGAACGAACCTCTGGCGCGCGCGGTAGATACCTATCTTGGCGATGGCATGCGGGTGGGCGGTGGCGACCAGCCGGGTTCAGTTCGGGTGATTGCCGACTTCGCCGGCGGTCCGCTCGCCGATCGCAAACCCGACGCACCGGTCGTCGGCCACGTCAGCGGCCTGCAAGACACCGAAGTACTCGAGCATTTCGTCGAGTATGTCGAGCCGTTGCAACGCTGGCGGCTGTCTATTCTGGCGCGACCTGCAGCCGACAGGCCGCTGTCGCTGCGTGCCTACCTCAGCCAGAACGAAGATACCCTCAGCGAAACGTGGAGCTATGAGCTTCCGCCTGGCAGCGGCGTGCTGGGTGTGATGCAGCGTAAATAA